The nucleotide sequence CTGAAGACGATCGCCTTTGCCGCCATGCACCTTGTCATGGGCACGTTGCTCGCAACCGCCGCCGGCGCGCAGGACTATCCCAGCAAGCCGGTCACGCTGATCGTGCCATGGCCCGCCGGCGGATCAACCGACATCTCGATGCGCGCGATCGCCGACAGCGCCTCGAAGGTGCTGGGGCAGCCGATCGTGATCGACAACAAGGCGGGCGGCGGCGGCACAGTCGGGCCGGCGACCATGGCTGCGGCCGCGAAACCGGACGGCTACACCATCTCGCAGATTCCCATCACCGTCTTCCGCCTGCCCCTGATGCAGGAGGTGTCATGGGACCCGGCCAAGGACTTTTCCTACATCATTCACCTCACGGGCTATACGTTCGGCGTGACCACCAGCGCGGAATCGCAGTTCAAATCCTGGAAGGACGTGGTCGATTTCGCCAAGGCCAATCCTGGCAAGGTCACCTACGCCTCGCCCGGCACCGGCACCTCGCTGCATATCGGGATGGAGCAGATCGCGGCGATGTCCGGCATCAAGCTGACGCAGGTGCCGTTCAAGGGCGGCGCGGAAACCAACGCCGCCGTGCTGGGACGGCACACCATGCTGCAGGCCGATTCCACGGGATGGCGGCCGCTGGTCGACGCCGGCAAGCTGAAGCTGCTGATGGTGTGGACCGGCGCACGGTCGCCGAACTATCCCGACGTGCCGACGCTGAAGGAGCTCGGCTATCCCATGGTCTATGATTCCCCGTTCGGCATCGCCGGACCGAAGGGCATGGATCCCAAGATCGTCGCCAAGCTGCACGACGCCTTCAAGAAGGCGGTCGAGGACCCCGCGGTGATCGCGACGCTCGCCAAATACGACATGGTGCCGAACTACAAGAACACCGAGGATTACAAGAAGTTCGTCGTCGAGGTCACGGAGTCCGAGCGCAAGGTGATCGATACGCTCGGGCTTGCGAAGAAGTAGAGTTGCCCTGCCACACATGCTGGCCTCATCCTGAGGTGCGAGCCATACTTGCGGCTCGCCCCGAAGGATGGATCGGGGCACCGTCGCCCTTCGAGGGCTGCGCTGCGCTCCGCCACCTCAGGATGACGGCGAACTGAGAGCACACATGACCGACCAAACCAACGTCAAACTCCGCCTCAGCAACTCCGAACTCTGGGGCGGCTTGATCGGGCTCGCGCTCGCTGGCTTCGTGATCTGGCAAGGATTGAAACTGAAGCTCGGCACCATCAACGATCCCGGCTCCGGCTATGTTCTGTTCTACACGGGCATTTTGATGTGCGTGTTCGCCACCTCCATCATCGTCTCGGCCATCACCGAGGGCGGACCGACGCTGGCTTCGCGCTGGGAGAACGTGCGCTGGAGCAAG is from Bradyrhizobium xenonodulans and encodes:
- a CDS encoding tripartite tricarboxylate transporter substrate binding protein, with translation MSRFGLKTIAFAAMHLVMGTLLATAAGAQDYPSKPVTLIVPWPAGGSTDISMRAIADSASKVLGQPIVIDNKAGGGGTVGPATMAAAAKPDGYTISQIPITVFRLPLMQEVSWDPAKDFSYIIHLTGYTFGVTTSAESQFKSWKDVVDFAKANPGKVTYASPGTGTSLHIGMEQIAAMSGIKLTQVPFKGGAETNAAVLGRHTMLQADSTGWRPLVDAGKLKLLMVWTGARSPNYPDVPTLKELGYPMVYDSPFGIAGPKGMDPKIVAKLHDAFKKAVEDPAVIATLAKYDMVPNYKNTEDYKKFVVEVTESERKVIDTLGLAKK
- a CDS encoding tripartite tricarboxylate transporter TctB family protein, with protein sequence MTDQTNVKLRLSNSELWGGLIGLALAGFVIWQGLKLKLGTINDPGSGYVLFYTGILMCVFATSIIVSAITEGGPTLASRWENVRWSKPLLVIACLTVFSFALEPLGFLLSSIPLMLVLLRVIDPVRWTLAIPVAVLVPSGMWWVLKRLLLIQLPSGLFGIG